The following are encoded together in the Asticcacaulis sp. genome:
- the topA gene encoding type I DNA topoisomerase, translating into MTVVIVESPAKAKTINKYLGKGFTVLASFGHIRDLPSKDGSVKPDDDFAMTWEVDPKSSKRLNDIADAIKTSDRVILATDPDREGEAISWHVLEVLNKKKGLMKDKQVQRVTFNAITQSAVQTAMAAPRDIDMELVDAYLARRALDYLVGFTLSPVLWRKLPGARSAGRVQSVALKIVVDREIEIEKFKTEEYWTVDAEVSANSPPFNAKLFTYNGKRLGKFDLPNETAAFAARDLVKRSQFTITEVDQKPGKKSPPPPFTTSTLQQEAARKLGFSASRTMQTAQKLYEGVDIGGETVGLITYMRTDGVYVEPGAINEMRKVIGERYGAPYVPESPRLYKAKAKNAQEAHEAIRPTSAFRRPETLRLEGDQARLYELIWKRTLASQMEQARVENTTINLFTADKQTSLRATGQVVTFDGFMAVYEEGKDDSDDDEGGRLPAVQAGTIADVHTSKADQHFTEPPPRYSEATLVKKLEELGIGRPSTYASILTVLRDRAYVRMDKNRFIPEDKGRLVTAFLDQFFHRYVQYDFTADLEEKLDLVSAGELNYKKLLADFWKDFHAAAEGMTELRTTQVLDALNESLGPLIFPDKGDGSNPRACPVCGNGQLSLKTSRFGAFIGCSNYPECKFTRPVGSPDAEGAENGASGDRELGVDPETGKTVALKIGRFGPYVQLGEAGSKEDKPPRSSLPKARPAASIDLERALKLLSLPRTVGIHPEDKTPIKAGLGRFGPFVETGGTYANLSSFDEIFEVGLNRAVDLIAEKRAGGGGKGRGAAAAPLKELGTFGEGGDKISVMAGRYGPYIKCGKVNATLPKDVTPETVTLEQAIELINAKGGASTKAKKAPAKKAPAKKPATKTATAKKPAAKKAPTKKKTA; encoded by the coding sequence ATGACCGTTGTTATCGTAGAAAGCCCGGCCAAGGCCAAGACCATCAACAAGTATCTTGGCAAAGGTTTCACCGTTCTGGCCAGCTTTGGCCACATCCGCGACCTGCCTTCCAAGGATGGATCGGTCAAGCCGGACGATGACTTCGCCATGACCTGGGAGGTCGATCCGAAGTCCTCGAAACGACTCAACGATATCGCGGATGCCATAAAGACCTCCGACCGCGTTATCCTGGCCACCGACCCGGATCGGGAAGGGGAAGCGATCTCGTGGCATGTGCTGGAAGTGCTCAACAAGAAAAAGGGCCTGATGAAGGACAAGCAGGTCCAGCGCGTCACCTTCAATGCCATCACCCAATCCGCCGTCCAGACCGCCATGGCCGCCCCGCGCGATATCGACATGGAACTGGTCGATGCCTATCTCGCCCGCCGGGCGCTCGATTATCTTGTTGGTTTCACCCTGTCGCCCGTGCTGTGGCGCAAGCTGCCGGGCGCCCGTTCGGCCGGCCGCGTGCAGTCTGTGGCGCTGAAGATCGTCGTTGACCGCGAAATCGAGATCGAGAAGTTCAAGACCGAGGAATACTGGACGGTCGATGCCGAGGTTTCGGCCAATTCGCCGCCCTTCAATGCCAAGCTGTTCACCTATAACGGCAAGCGTCTGGGCAAGTTCGACCTGCCGAATGAAACGGCGGCCTTTGCGGCGCGCGATCTGGTGAAGCGCTCGCAGTTCACCATCACCGAAGTCGATCAGAAGCCGGGCAAGAAGTCGCCGCCCCCGCCCTTCACGACCTCAACCCTGCAACAGGAAGCCGCGCGCAAGCTCGGTTTCTCGGCGTCGCGCACCATGCAGACGGCGCAAAAGCTCTATGAAGGCGTCGATATCGGCGGCGAGACCGTCGGTCTGATCACCTATATGCGGACCGACGGCGTCTATGTCGAACCCGGCGCCATCAACGAGATGCGCAAGGTGATCGGCGAGCGTTACGGCGCACCTTACGTGCCCGAAAGCCCGCGCCTCTACAAGGCCAAGGCCAAGAACGCCCAGGAAGCCCACGAAGCCATCCGCCCGACCTCCGCCTTCCGTCGCCCGGAAACCCTACGCCTCGAAGGCGATCAGGCGCGCCTATATGAGCTGATCTGGAAGCGTACCCTGGCCTCCCAGATGGAGCAGGCGCGTGTCGAAAACACCACGATCAACCTCTTCACCGCCGACAAGCAGACGAGCCTTCGCGCCACCGGCCAGGTCGTGACCTTCGATGGCTTCATGGCCGTCTATGAAGAAGGCAAGGATGACAGCGACGATGATGAGGGCGGCCGCCTGCCCGCCGTCCAGGCCGGCACGATCGCCGATGTCCATACGTCCAAGGCCGACCAGCACTTCACCGAGCCGCCCCCGCGCTATTCGGAAGCCACCCTGGTCAAGAAGCTGGAAGAACTCGGCATTGGCCGCCCGTCGACCTATGCCTCCATCCTGACTGTGTTGCGCGACCGCGCCTATGTCCGCATGGACAAGAACCGCTTCATCCCGGAAGACAAGGGCCGCCTGGTCACCGCCTTCCTTGACCAGTTCTTCCACCGCTACGTGCAGTACGATTTCACCGCCGATCTGGAGGAAAAGCTCGATCTCGTTTCGGCCGGCGAACTGAACTATAAAAAGCTGCTGGCCGATTTCTGGAAGGATTTCCACGCCGCCGCCGAGGGCATGACTGAACTGCGCACCACGCAGGTTCTGGATGCGCTGAATGAGAGCCTTGGGCCGCTCATCTTCCCCGATAAGGGCGATGGCTCCAATCCACGCGCCTGCCCGGTCTGCGGCAATGGCCAGCTAAGCTTGAAAACCTCGCGGTTCGGCGCCTTTATCGGTTGCTCCAACTATCCGGAATGCAAGTTCACCCGCCCCGTCGGTTCGCCTGACGCGGAAGGTGCTGAAAATGGCGCCTCCGGCGACCGCGAACTGGGTGTTGATCCCGAGACCGGCAAGACCGTGGCGCTCAAGATCGGCCGCTTCGGCCCCTATGTGCAGTTGGGTGAAGCCGGATCGAAAGAGGACAAGCCGCCGCGCTCCAGCCTGCCCAAGGCACGGCCGGCGGCCTCGATCGATCTCGAACGCGCGCTGAAACTGTTATCCCTGCCGCGCACCGTCGGCATCCATCCGGAAGACAAGACACCGATCAAGGCCGGCCTCGGCCGCTTCGGGCCCTTCGTGGAAACCGGCGGCACCTATGCCAACCTGTCAAGCTTCGATGAAATTTTCGAGGTGGGCCTCAATCGCGCCGTTGACCTGATCGCCGAAAAGCGTGCCGGCGGCGGCGGCAAGGGCCGTGGCGCGGCCGCGGCGCCGCTTAAAGAACTGGGCACCTTCGGCGAGGGCGGCGACAAGATCTCGGTCATGGCTGGCCGCTACGGCCCTTACATCAAGTGCGGCAAGGTCAATGCCACCCTGCCCAAGGATGTGACGCCGGAGACCGTGACTTTGGAACAGGCGATCGAACTGATCAACGCCAAGGGCGGCGCCTCGACCAAGGCCAAGAAGGCGCCGGCGAAGAAGGCGCCGGCCAAGAAACCAGCGACCAAAACCGCAACAGCAAAAAAGCCTGCTGCCAAAAAAGCGCCCACGAAAAAGAAGACGGCATAG
- the alkB gene encoding DNA oxidative demethylase AlkB, with translation MTQPDLFGESFAREGVAILRGFALTDDVALVAAIDAIVAEAPFRHMTVPGGGRMSVAMTNAGIGWVADTKGYRYDRADPLTGQPWPALPQVFLELAQRAAYEVGFDFTPDGCLINRYEPGAKMGLHQDINEGDYSAPIVSVSLGLPATFQFGGLKRSDPVEKITLHHGDVVVWGGPARKAFHGVLTLRAGHHPIGGHRYNLTFRKVI, from the coding sequence ATGACGCAGCCTGATCTCTTCGGAGAATCCTTTGCGCGCGAAGGCGTAGCGATCCTGCGCGGCTTTGCCCTGACTGATGATGTCGCCCTGGTGGCCGCCATTGACGCCATCGTAGCCGAGGCGCCGTTTCGTCATATGACGGTGCCGGGCGGTGGCCGGATGTCGGTGGCCATGACCAATGCCGGCATCGGCTGGGTGGCGGATACAAAAGGCTATCGTTATGATCGCGCAGACCCGCTGACCGGCCAGCCGTGGCCGGCGTTGCCGCAGGTCTTTCTCGAGCTGGCGCAACGGGCGGCGTATGAAGTCGGCTTTGATTTCACGCCGGATGGCTGCCTGATCAACCGCTATGAACCGGGCGCGAAAATGGGCCTGCATCAGGATATCAATGAAGGTGACTATTCGGCGCCGATCGTGTCGGTTTCATTGGGACTGCCGGCGACTTTCCAGTTTGGTGGTCTGAAACGGTCCGATCCGGTGGAAAAGATCACGCTCCATCACGGTGACGTCGTGGTCTGGGGCGGCCCGGCGCGTAAGGCGTTTCACGGGGTGCTGACCTTGAGGGCCGGGCATCACCCGATTGGCGGGCATCGCTATAATCTCACGTTTCGCAAGGTTATTTAG
- a CDS encoding 2OG-Fe(II) oxygenase — MFEADLFPDQIFDEWQTVGRDLDERGFAVLPGLIAPQACQALAGLYEQPVFRSQVHMARHGFGRGEYKYFAYPLPDKVAELRARLYPQLVPIANRWQDRMGLETRFPAAHDDFLKRCHAAGQTRPTPLLLQYGSDDYNCLHQDLYGEHVFPLQVAILLSRPEEDFTGGEFVLTEQRPRMQSVPAVVPLQQGDAVIFAVSQRPVEGTRGSYRVAMRHGVSRIRSGRRHTLGIIFHDAA, encoded by the coding sequence ATGTTTGAAGCCGATCTCTTCCCGGACCAGATTTTTGATGAATGGCAGACCGTCGGGCGCGATCTCGATGAGCGGGGCTTTGCCGTCCTGCCGGGGCTGATTGCGCCGCAAGCCTGCCAGGCGCTGGCGGGGCTTTATGAGCAGCCTGTGTTCCGCAGCCAGGTCCATATGGCGCGGCACGGCTTCGGGCGCGGCGAGTACAAGTATTTCGCCTATCCCCTGCCGGACAAGGTGGCGGAATTGCGTGCGCGCCTTTATCCGCAACTCGTGCCGATTGCCAATCGCTGGCAGGACCGCATGGGACTGGAAACGCGCTTTCCGGCCGCGCATGACGATTTTCTCAAGCGCTGCCATGCCGCCGGGCAAACGCGCCCGACGCCGCTTTTGCTGCAATATGGCTCGGACGATTATAACTGCCTGCATCAGGATCTCTATGGCGAGCATGTTTTCCCTTTGCAGGTGGCTATCCTTTTGTCGCGGCCCGAAGAGGACTTCACCGGCGGCGAATTTGTCCTGACCGAACAGCGACCACGTATGCAGTCCGTGCCGGCGGTGGTGCCTTTGCAGCAGGGTGATGCGGTGATTTTCGCGGTATCGCAAAGACCGGTAGAGGGGACGCGCGGCAGTTATCGCGTCGCCATGCGCCACGGCGTTTCGCGCATAAGGTCGGGGCGGCGGCATACGCTGGGTATCATCTTTCATGACGCAGCCTGA